The Podospora pseudopauciseta strain CBS 411.78 chromosome 2 map unlocalized CBS411.78m_2, whole genome shotgun sequence genome has a window encoding:
- a CDS encoding uncharacterized protein (COG:O; EggNog:ENOG503NZ27), translating to MTTADLDVLLSMGFEQARAEIAAKKTGNLQQALDWLEANQDKSLEELQAQNQASAEDEDEDTTGANIPSGETAKSLVCNECGKKFRNHDQATFHATKTDHQDFSESTDEIAPLTEEEKKARLEELRQKLAAKRAVQSEAEKETAKRNEQIRMKATKDSQELKEELQRKERIKEAERKKQEKIADAEAKKRIKAKIEADKAERKRKEEEAKALREGRAPQAPVVAPPAPLSALGGSSASGSSAATARLRIQTKQKGNLMKTYPSETTLFEVAHDVEEETGVPVQSFQINFPRKTFEAGVDFGLTLKEAGFVPSAAIIAN from the exons ATGACGACTGCCGATCTTGATGTGCTGCTCTCCATGGGCTTTGAGCAGGCTCGTGCGGAAATCGCCGCCAAGAAGACTGGAAACT TGCAACAAGCCCTTGATTGGCTAGAGGCAAACCAGGATAAGTCCTTGGAAGAGCTCCAGGCTCAGAACCAGGCCTCAGctgaggacgaagatgaagataCGACTGGTGCCAACATCCCTTCTGGCGAGACCGCAAAATCCTTGGTTTGCAACGAATGTGGCAAGAAGTTCCGCAACCACGACCAAGCCACCTTTCACGCTACCAAGAC AGACCACCAAGACTTCTCCGAGTCCACTGACGAGATTGCCCCGTTGacagaagaggaaaagaaagctaGACTAGAAGAGCTTCGACAGAAGCTCGCCGCGAAGAGAGCCGTCCAGTCtgaggccgagaaggaaaCCGCCAAGCGCAATGAGCAGATTCGTATGAAGGCCACCAAGGATTCCCAAGAGCTCAAGGAGGAGCTTCAGCGCAAGGAGAGAatcaaggaggccgagaggaAGAAGCAAGAGAAGATTGCCGATGCCGAAGCCAAGAAGCGCATCAAGGCAAAGATCGAGGCCGACAAGGCAGAGAGAAAgcgcaaggaggaggaggccaaggctcTCCGCGAGGGTAGAGCACCACAAGCCCCGGTTGTGGCTCCCCCCGCCCCATTGTCTGCTCTGGGAGGTAGTTCTGCTTCAGGCTCGTCCGCCGCCACTGCTCGTCTCAGGATTCAGACCAAGCAGAAGGGCAACTTGATGAAGACCTACCCAAGCGAAACGACTTTGTTCGAGGTGGCTCacgatgtggaggaggagactgGTGTTCCTGTGCAGAGCTTCCAGATCAACTTCCCACGGAAGACATTCGAGGCTGGCGTGGACTTTGGGTTGACATTGAAGGAGGCCGGTTTTGTGCCCAGTGCTGCCATCATTGCCAACTAG
- a CDS encoding uncharacterized protein (EggNog:ENOG503P7TG; COG:S): protein MSSTEAPQKVEWLVVIPDFPDAHEKRLEVRPQHFGGLKPAVDSGLYKMGGAVLNEPPQGSDPTKFSFAGSTIVISAASREEIKEVLRNDIYAKEGVWDAQMWPFLCAFRFPVPGQDEKFPDPNTKQ, encoded by the exons ATGTCCTCCACCGAAGCCCCCCAAAAGGTAGAATGGCTCGTCGTCATCCCCGACTTCCCCGATGCTCATGAGAAGCGTCTCGAGGTCCGGCC TCAACACTTCGGCGGCCTCAAACCAGCTGTCGATTCCGGCCTCTACAAAATGGGCGGTGCCGTCCTCAACGAGCCCCCCCAGGGTTCCGACCCGACCAAGTTCTCTTTCGCAGGCAGCACCATCGTCATCAGCGCCGCCTCCcgggaggagatcaaggaggtgTTGAGAAATGACATCTACGCCAAGGAGGGAGTCTGGGAT GCCCAAATGTGGCCCTTCCTCTGCGCATTCCGGTTCCCAGTCCCTGGACAGGACGAAAAGTTCCCTGACCCTAATACCAAGCAGTAG
- the SCS2 gene encoding phosphatidylinositol-binding protein scs2 (EggNog:ENOG503P02E; COG:U), whose translation MSVEIEPFELGFRRPFTIEVAQILKIKNTNKEPIAFKPLSSTVFDQTLVVLSPAMKSKFQAMKQEPPADAKCRDKFLVQSVTITGDKDFTNVQQIWDGVPKSAIQERKIRVSWLAANDDGNAEPAVSTPPRRSLANGHEDTPNAAPPAYSSPHDESTILDNASSGQPEQESREETGSTVAESAVAAVKTTAVETYEEIKAKLAQAEATIAQLKNDAASGLRQRKAAVTSEADNSKPSQPELAQATRQGTEGVSVKVVAILCFVSFMLAYFFF comes from the exons ATGTCCGTCGAGATTGAACCCTTTGAGCTCGGCTTCCGCA GGCCATTTACTATCGAGGTCGCGCAGAtcctcaagatcaagaacaCCAACAAAGAGCCAATTGCTTTCAAG CCCCTAAGCA GTACTGTGTTCGACCAAACTCTGGTCGTGTTGAGCCCGGCCATGAAGTCGAAGTTTCAG GCCATGAAACAGGAGCCTCCTGCCGACGCCAAGTGCCGTGACAAGTTCCTCGTCCAGTCCGTTACCATCACCGGCGACAAGGACTTCACCAACGTTCAGCAGATT TGGGACGGTGTGCCAAAGTCGGCAATCCAAGAGAGAAAGATCCGAGTCTCTTGGCTCGCCGCCAACGACGACGGAAACGCGGAACCTGCGGTGTCGACTCCTCCCCGTCGCTCACTTGCTAAT GGCCATGAGGATACCCCCAATGCCGCCCCTCCAGCCTACTCTTCCCCGCACGATGAATCCACCATTCTCGATAACGCCTCTTCAGGCCAACCCGAGCAGGAGTCCAGGGAGGAGACTGGGTCAACTGTCGCCGAATCCGCCGTGGCCGCCGTCAAGACCACAGCCGTCGAGACCTACGAAGAGATCAAGGCGAAGCTCGCTCAGGCGGAGGCTACGATTGCCCAGCTAAAGAACGACGCAGCAAGTGGACTCAGACAAAGGAAGGCAGCCGTAACCTCCGAGGCAGACAACAGCAAGCCTTCCCAGCCCGAGCTCGCCCAGGCGACGAGACAAGGTACCGAGGGTGTGTCCGTTAAGGTCGTGGCCATCCTGTGCTTTGTTAGTTTCATGTTGGcgtactttttcttttag